In Falco biarmicus isolate bFalBia1 chromosome 5, bFalBia1.pri, whole genome shotgun sequence, a single genomic region encodes these proteins:
- the TSPAN19 gene encoding LOW QUALITY PROTEIN: tetraspanin-19 (The sequence of the model RefSeq protein was modified relative to this genomic sequence to represent the inferred CDS: inserted 1 base in 1 codon; substituted 4 bases at 4 genomic stop codons): MKPGRPKCQGMFTEEARQLXFKTENRRMKIRXKIPIQKYYLNVFNGIFLALCLMLXTFGLWLLFDRSNLLSVLFSSGENQLVAYISCLLVGIGSVITFTSXLRFLGSVVEIKCLLVRYMSFQILVFVTQMAILVLILLKKEEIYNQWNKRIDXVISEYGNENLAEQVPLRNILNAVQHNMECCGRYNVTQWERNKTKENSTQIPCSCTKSSLKKWFCDVPSDSTYSIGCEEYLNMCFENNVLILTAITISLLISQVRIVLSKTPQNTNILLGIFLISLINWSAIQKHQKE, translated from the exons ATGAAGCCAGGCAGACCAAAATGCCAGGGTATGTTTACAGAAGAGGCAAGACAG ctgtgattcaaaactgaaaacagaagaatgaaaataagataGAAAATACCAATACAGAAGTACTACTTAAATGTCTTCAATGGAATTTTCTT ggCTCTGTGTCTTATGCTTTAGACATTTGGTCTGTGGCTTTTATTTGACAGAAGCAATTTATTGAGTGTGTTAT TTTCTTCAGGTGAGAACCAGCTAGTGGCATATATTTCTTGTCTGTTAGTTGGAATTGGATCTGTTATTACTTTTACAT GCTTGAGATTCCTTGGAAGTGTTGTGGAAATCAAATGTCTACTAGTTAGA tatatgAGTTTTCAAATCCTGGTGTTTGTTACCCAGATGGCAATACTGGTGTTGATACtcctgaagaaagaagagatat ACAATCAATGGAACAAAAGAATTGATTAAGTTATTTCTGAATATGGGAATGAGAATCTGGCTGAGCAGGTACCTCTGCGGAACATTCTGAATGCTGTGCAGCACa ATATGGAATGCTGTGGAAGATACAATGTCACACAGTgggaaaggaacaaaaccaaggaaaatagTACTCAGATCCCATGTTCATGCACAAAATCCAGTCTGAAGAAATGGTTTTGTGATGTCCCAAGTGATTCAACATACAGTATc GGATGtgaagaatatttaaatatgtgttttgaaaacaatgttttgaTCTTAACTGCGATTACTATCAGCCTGCTGATTAGCCAGGTAAGAATAGTTTTaagcaaaaccccacaaaatacTAATATTCTGCTGGGG ATATTTTTGATCTCACTAATTAACTGGTCAGCTATTCAGAAACATCAGAAAGAATAA